The window CTCGACCAGCGCGTCAACCGCCAAGGCCCGGACTTCCTGGCACATTGCACTGCCTTGCTGGTCCCGATCCGAGCGGCAGCAATAGACCGGATAGTCGGCATTCGGGCCCGTGTAGCGCATGCTCATGCGCCGTCCACAACGACCGCAGACCGCAATTCCTTGTAACAGGGCTGCCCCCTTGCGCGGTACGCCAGAGTGACCTGCCTCATAGCGGCAGACGTTATCTGCCAATCGCCCCTGGTTGGCCATGAACTCCTCCCAGCTGATATAGCCTGGGTGAGCGGCGTGGAGGCAAACCGCCCAATCCGCGATCGCTACCTTGACCGTTCCCGTCAGCGATCCCCGCCGGCATCGGCTCGGGTCCTTTTGCCGGCGGCCATAAACATACGCCCCAGCATAGGCCGGATTCTGAAGGATATTAAGGACGCGTGTGCTATCTGGCGCACGCCAGACGATCTCGTGTGGAGAAGGTCCAAGCAGCGGCCGAACCGGCAAGGACAATCCATTCCTGTCCAAGTAGCGCATCACACGGCGCGCACTTTGCAGTTCCCGGAATTTAGCAAACACGAGATGAAGACGGGCGCGCACCTCCTCATCCGGATTGAGAACAATTGTGCCCGCTCGATCGTAGGCGAGCCCGGCCGGCAGCGGCAGCCGCAGTTCGCCCCGCGCCGCCTTCTGCCGTTCCCCTTGGTGAAGGCGCATCCGAAGCTGATGCAGCTCCGCCTCGCTCATGATGCCGGACAGGCCCAACAGCAGGCGGTCGTGATAGGCGCGCGGATCGTAAAGCCGCTCGCCATCCGCAATCAGCACGCCAAATACCGAGCACAGTTCGAGAAGCTGATGCCAGTCCCGGTTATTGCGGGCCAAGCGCGAAGCGTCGAGACTCACCACGAGACCGGCGTTGCCAAGGCCGATCTCGGCAATGAGCTTCTGGAAACCATGACGGTCCACGCCGCCAGCACCGGATTTGCCCAGATCCTCGTCAATCACCTGGACGCGCTCGGGCGGCCAGCCCAGACCGATGGCGCGATCGACAAGGCGGTACTGCAGCTCGGTGCTCTCCTGATGCTGGCGCACCTGGTTCACGGATGACTGCCGCACGTAGACATAGGCCAACTTGGCTCGGTGAGCCGTCGTGAGCCGCTCGTCAGCGACGGTCGAGCTGATCAGCACGACCCAGTCCCCTTCCGGGCGTGCCGGGGATCGCTTGCATTCGCCGCATCAGCGCGGCGATCGTTTGAGCAATCTGGGTTTGCGTCGCGGTCGACAGATTCGGCCAGAGGCGCGGAATGTCGGCCATCGGACGGCCGGATGGATTTGCCAACGTTGGCAGGGGTCGATACGCAACGCGACCTGGGAGCGGTCGGTGGGTCATCGCGAATCACCTTCTCGTCGAGAAGGCTCAGACTCGCGCTCAAATGTTGCATCAATGGGATCAGCGTCCGTACACTGATGCGCGGCAGGTCGGCCGCGTTCGGGCGGAAAGCGATCGACGTCTCGGTAAGATCCGTCGACGCGATCCGAACCCCCCGCCGCCGTCCGTCCGGCAGCGCGACAACAACGTAGGCGGGACCGCGTCCCGACCGCTCCTTCAGCACCTCAAGCCGGTGCCCAAATAGGAAATGATGCGGGTCAGTGATCGTGACGTGAGACACGACCCGTTCAAGAATAGGGGTACTCTGCCGTGTTCGGCGATCCCACCTATGCCGACGCCGTTCTCGACCGCCTGGTCCATAACGCCCACCGGATCGATCTCAACGGCGAGAGCCTGCGGCGAACCCGTAAGCCCGGCCGAAAGGCCTGAGCCCGTGGCCCTGTGGACAACGCGAAGGGCGTTGCCCACATGCCCACAGCAGGAGCAGCAAAAAACAAGTCCTTCGAGCCGCGATTCAAGATTGACCACGCGGCTTCGCCGATGCCAGAAACCAGACAGCCAGAACGCCTCGCGCCCCGGCCGACATCAAATCGGAATGGTGGGCGAGATCATCTCGGAATCCTGGGCGAGATCAAATCGGTACACCCGGGCGAGATCATCGGAATCCGCACGAGTGCGCGAGCAATCACCGCATGCGCCGCCTCGTGATATGCGGTGATCTCGCGCTCTTCTAACACTTCGACCGCTTGATTTCCGGAAATTGACAGCGGGACCGTCGACCGAGATTGCTGGGCGTAGCTTTGACGCGCGCATCCGCGTGATGGCGGAGAGCTTCCGTTCTGGATGCAGCCGCGGTGTTGGCCTACTCGCTTCAAGCTTTGCCAGCGCGGCAAGTACGGTGCCGGTTGCGCGTTCTCCAAAGCCTTTTCATAGCATACTCTCCACGGGCGGCCTGCGGAAAAGCGCGCGGGCGGGTGGAAGGGCCACCCGCGCTAGTTTGCGCTTCGAAGAGGCTTTGCTGTCCCATGGAGGTTGCGCGAGCATATGAGCAGCCGAGCCATACATGCGTCAGCAACCAGCGTGCCAAACCATCGTACCGGCATTCCGCTTGAACAGAGACAAAACGCTGCGCTTTCAACCCGCGGTCCCCGAACAGCTGTTTGCGCCTCGATTGCAGTTCCCCACATGCATGTCATCGACCGGACACAGCTGAGCGAGCTCAGACGTGCAGGGATGCAACGGGGCCACGCAGCGCCGATGACGGTTAATCCAGGTCTTTCATCGTGTCGAAACTGGCAGCAAAACGTGCCTGCGCTGCCGATGCTTGCGGGGGCGCCACGATCGACATGAAGCCGCTGTAAATAGGGCCGGGTGCAAACATCACGACGTTCGCAAGTCGGAAAGAGAACAAAACCCACACAAAACAATGCGAACTCTGGACCATTTTTTGGCACGAAGAATGCAGACCTTGGATATGCCCAGGGGCGCCCTCCCCTGGACATGGCCACCATCGCAGCTTGAGGCCGTGGCTGGCCACTTGAGGTTAGCGGCGCGTGATATCGACGAGGGACAGTGCCTGTGCATGACTCACGCGGGCACCTGCGTCACGTCGCCGCTAACTTCTGTCCGCCGCCAACAGCGCATCAATGGTTGGTCCGCTTAGCATGGACGTGTCGATAAGAAGGCACCC of the Bradyrhizobium quebecense genome contains:
- a CDS encoding recombinase family protein, which gives rise to MLISSTVADERLTTAHRAKLAYVYVRQSSVNQVRQHQESTELQYRLVDRAIGLGWPPERVQVIDEDLGKSGAGGVDRHGFQKLIAEIGLGNAGLVVSLDASRLARNNRDWHQLLELCSVFGVLIADGERLYDPRAYHDRLLLGLSGIMSEAELHQLRMRLHQGERQKAARGELRLPLPAGLAYDRAGTIVLNPDEEVRARLHLVFAKFRELQSARRVMRYLDRNGLSLPVRPLLGPSPHEIVWRAPDSTRVLNILQNPAYAGAYVYGRRQKDPSRCRRGSLTGTVKVAIADWAVCLHAAHPGYISWEEFMANQGRLADNVCRYEAGHSGVPRKGAALLQGIAVCGRCGRRMSMRYTGPNADYPVYCCRSDRDQQGSAMCQEVRALAVDALVERIVLDALVPDQIEIALAAAGQLEQESRQLERQWALRVERARYEAERARRQYDAVEPENRLVARSLERAWEERLRVAEAVEQEHARWRGQEPLLIGPAECAGLQALGENLPRIWNAATTSAADRKRILRFVIREVVLDQKRTRGQVWLKIVWQTGATSEHHVQRRVQTYRDYIDIDRLRQRIVELNAEHKMDAEIAAILNQEGFVAARGCAFKGENVWLLRTRWGIPTVKINGVDKNPMRWPDGSFSIQGAAAELGVTPQTVFDYLARELLAGRQLAKGQPWQIELSDDQIRQLRNRVRRTKRSKKEAS